The Festucalex cinctus isolate MCC-2025b chromosome 12, RoL_Fcin_1.0, whole genome shotgun sequence genome segment aaaaaaaactaaaatactgaaacatttacaacaaaataaaaaaaagaaatatgaaacTTAAGATTAAAgcatttacacatttatacaaaACGGTgatcaaataaatatattacatataaaaatatataatttctgTAATGCGCTTTTTGACAGCTAAGGTTGTTTGaaggcgctatataaataaaaatgatttgacaaaaattgaaataaaaacatcaaataaCACAATTTGAATCATAAATAATACTGCGcaatagaaaaagaaaatataaaaactacaaaattatttaaacaataaatagaaaatatctACATATAAGATATATTTCATaagtaaattaataacccagaaactattgtaaaggaaaatatatacaaattagaaaataaaaacaacaataaaatatttaaataataaataactgaatataaaaaacatgaattaattaaacaaataaaaaaatacaaaaatataaaaaagaaatgtaaaaaaaatcaactttacgactggttgattttttttttcttctttttgctgCTTCATACTAATCTGATTACAAGCCATGAAGATAAACTCAATTTCCTGGTTCATTCCAAGGGTCGAGCTATCAGCTAACAATCTGAGTATGCCATAAAACATATCATATCATCACCATCTCCAAAACCCTGCAGGAGTTTTGCCGTTTGACTGAATTGCCAGTCGTTAAGACACCGATTATGCAAGCTGTCGAAATATGCCAAAGACAAGTTGAAAGTTAAACATCAACCTATTAAACAGATTTTGAGAGTTGGGACCTGTTTGTTCGGCTTTACTGAAGCTGGAGCAAACCCTCTTTGTTAGCTTGTTGACTGAGAATATCGTACATTTCCACCCAAATGACTTTTATTATTCGTCATGAAATGTAATCATATCTCTTTGGTTACTATCATTATGTCCACACGCGCCATAATGTTGTTTAGAAGAATGGGGCAGCTcatattttttgaatttattaGAAATATACTGCATGTCATGACAACCGCAGGGGcaaaaaaattagttttttttatttatttatttatttatttttaccgaaaaaataatttgatgtattgaataaattatattgcaatattttttcctTTATCACAACACAGCAATTGCAGGATAATTGATATTTTTACGAAAAACAACATACAATAGAAACATTAAATAATTTggttattgcaatatttaacttGTATCTCGATACTGTTTACAtgattgtaaaaaaattatgtatgaTACATATCTTTATAAAACTTCTAGACAATCGTCTCGCTTGTATTTTGCAAGTTATAGTATAGATTATTGTGATATCTTTCCTGTTGCAAGATACAGCGACATCACAATATCAAACAAGAATATGCAAATCACTCTACAATCTCATACATGAGCACGTTATACGGTGACATTGCTGTATTTTAACTGTACAGTATCACGATACAGCAATTGAAAGGTTGTGgtatctatttaaaatttgtcGAAACTCTTATCCAATGGCTTAAATTTTTTCTTACTTTTGAATCCTCATTTCATATActttttaatcattcaaattaGATAGGGTTGTTTGCAAAAGACACTCCTCCATTGTGTGGCAAATTTAGATGACATTTTTACAGGGACTTTAATAATTGCATttgaaaaattatatttatataggatggtactatttttatttcacttatgttcaatatattttaattaactcatcATCCAATATTTTTATTGGCCCTTACATGAACTTTATTGCCTGCTAagccactgtattttaattaatttttttaatttttttattagtagCCATTTAGTGTAAAAAAAGTTAGTGACAGACCGTGTGTAATAATTGACCACTAGATAAACCCTACATATTCTGGTGTATTTGAGTATACATGGCAACATTGTTGGCATCCTTACTATGTCACCTGCATCCCTCTACAAGCATTTTAATGCGACTCGAACCCTCCGTTTGTCCTCACCGTCATGTTGAAGAGCGGGGAGGGGGCCGACCTTATAAAGAGGACGGCAGGCGTAGCCAACGGCCTCACTCAGTACGGAAGGTAAATCATTTAGTCTGCTATCATGTCCGGATCTACGTTTACGCTCCTCACTCGGCTGCTTCTCATTAGCACACTTTTGCTCACGGGTAAGACActcaaaaatctttaaaaaattgtttcaatAATGAATTATTTTGTATTCCTATCATATTTAGACACTGTCACAATTGACATTGGATACAATCAACTATCAAGCAAGACACACCGGAAGGTACTTActcaatgtcaatttttttcttaGTATTGGTGGATGATATTGGCAGCCTCCATGAGTAcccaataccttaaaataaggtcgGTACCGGCCTGATACTGATACCTCTTATGGTACTCGCCTATCCCTATTTTTTGcagtatttatttagccattctgtatataataatgatgatgataataataataataataataataataataataatgcatataatgTGTCACAGACAGACAGTCCTATGCCATTTCTATGCTACCCACAACCATCACTTGCCCCATTTACTGCTTCTTCAGGTAGGCAGCTATTACGCAACtttcattccccccccccatgttgagatttttaaacactttttgaATGTGTTCAATTTTGCTCTCCCTCATCGCAGTTCACGCCATCCGACCTGCTGATGTCTCAGCGGTTTATTGGCTGAGCACGTCGCTCTCTGGCAGGTACACATGTGGAATGAAGATCATTAAATGAGCGTTTGGTCATTCTTTAACCACTCGAACTCATttgtttacttaaaaaaaaagaaaaaaaagaagcagtctCACTTACAGCACCCTGTTTTGTatctgtagggatgtaacggcaAAGATTGGCAGTCAAGTGGCTggtaagtgggggaaaaaaaaaaaaaaaaaaaagtcttatacCAGAATTATAAAATTGGAAATGTATAGTGAATGATAGCAACACAAttagaagataaaattaaaaaacaacacgaAATAAGATTTAAAAACCTTTACAAGTAAAACACATCTTTTTGCCCAAACAAATTTACATTTCAtaaccaaatgaaaaaaaatcaatagaaaATGAGGCTACTTGCCAATGGTTAATTTAcaatactaataaaataaaataaaataatacatgttatgttctggagttggatcccaaaaacgcagacacaaataagattttaactatttattcacatcgagaggcgtggaacaaatttgactagacgagaaacgagagttgcacagaggaacagtggtacagaagtaataatctgaaaaaaacacacacttctcagacagctgatatagacagtgaatcgatctgattggttgtggctagacatgtgggaaacaggactgacgtggaattatctgtttggctgttgactagataaagagattaaagattcctgacatcacatagcttctgacatcacataacgtattaccagttgaaactagttgctgttacatgctgattgcatcagacCCCGAACAAagcacagtcatgacccaaacataaccctggcatgacccaaacataaccctggcatgacccaaacataaccctggcatgacccattCATGACAACACAACTCAAAATCTAACGGCATTGGAAAGTGTTAATTTACTAAAGCTAAAaacaagtataataataataatgtattattattattattattattattattattattattattacttacaTTGAAATAACTAGTACTTTTTCTTAaagtgcccaaaaaaaaaaagtacaaaatttaccaaaacaaaagtcaatGCTATTTGCTGTTTCATGAACAGAACTGGTGTCCATGTTCAACCCAGCGGTGGTCACTGGGAATGTGGAAATCTCGTCGCAACCCTGGtaacgcgcgcacgcgcacacacgcgcaaaTAATATTATCATTATGAATTAACAATGAACGTGTTGCAGGAGTTTGCAGCAAGAAGCAGAGGAGCTTGCTCACATCCTGTCCCATCAGGTACACAACCCAAAAGCGCCCCGCCCCTCTTTTGATATCATAGAACTACTGTAAATGTTTGCAGGTTTCGGGCTGGAAGTTGGTGCTGCTGTTTGTCTCCACGCCACACACGTGCGCCACTTCACCACACGTATGATTTGTTTTACTTCATAATGGCAGCAAAATATATTACATAATGGAGCCACTGTACTTATACTTTTGCAGAAGTGTGATTCAGTTTTATGACGACCTCGACACAAATACCATTTTTTCATGTTCCACAAATAAGTGGAAAATAAAAGTTGAGTTAGCTTGCTTTTGTTGTGGCTGGCTCAATTTAGGATCTAATTCTATTTGATGATGTTATTGTGCTGCAGGTTGATGACATCATGCGGGAAGTTGAAGCAGCTCTGCAGCTATTACAAGAACAGGTATTGCCCTacatcaggggtggcaaactgcggtcctcgagggccggtgtcctgcaggttttgcagttttccctactcgaagtgcagctgattccaattaacaggctcgttatcaggtttctgcagagcttgctgatgagctgatcatgaatcagctgtgttgaagaagggaaatatccaaaaccagcaggactgcggccctcgaggaccggatctcgccacccctgccctacattgtattctattttttgtttgtttgtttgttttaaaaggaACACTTGACTcagtgaacaattttcagcagtgaaaagttaatattttaatataagttaatatattttaaaagttaatttttgtccagaatgaatttgataacttcattattatttttcatgtacaattaatacttttgaaaagtaatttttctacatacttgctgattggccgttacctacttcctcagcacaggtgatgtcatcatcagtcaacggcatgtagaaaaatgactttttaaaggtattaattgtacatgaaaaataatgaagttatcaaattcagtAATTGTTCTGTttgccgtcgactgatgatgacatcacctgtgctgaggaagtaggtaacgaccaatcatggcagtttgctaaccaaatccagaaaacaggtgagccatgattggtcgttacctacttcctcagcacaggtgatgtcatcatcagaacaggtgatgtcatcctcagtacatgaaaaataatgaagttactacATCAATtatcaacaaaatattaactttttactgctgaaaatggctcaatgagtcaagtatccctttaagtccaTATAAGTACAATTGTTATGCATCTTATGTATTTGAATCATGTCCAATAAATATTGCTTTTCACAGTTGCATCAGACTTTACTTCATGTTGTGGTCTTCAGCTCCAATCAACCAAAAGACAAGTACATTTCTTGCCCTCCTACCaccaaaattaaaactaaaaacctaaaaatatatatttttaaaaatgtattcttatttttattattatattttgtatatataaatcTGCCTTATTTTTAGCACATGCACAAAACCTGAAAATACAAAACTAAGCGAGGCCACTCTTTTGCAAAAAATGCAGGTAAGAAGAAAACCATTCCCTAATCATGTACTTTTTCCAAATCGAACATCCCATcaatttatttgatattttttatgattactCCTAGGATTCGCTAAGGAGCGTGTTGGCACGCGTGAAGTGGCATCAGAACGTGACTGCCGTGCTGCAGCCAGTACCACTCATCCCGGAGGAGACGTCGCATCCGGTAAGTATGCAATGGAGACAGTCTGAAATGCATTCAGATAAATATGATTCATCTTTGCGTTTAGGAGGACACGCCAAGCAAACTGGCTCTGCTGTTGTGGACAGAAATGGTAACAGTATCATCTTGACCTTGCTagttaaaaaccaaaacaaaatagcTCAATTCATTATGTCTTTTTTAGGTATgagatttttttgtgggtctatagATAATAATGTGCCTACCAAATGATCTGATAAGTGAAGAAAAATAGATTACATACGCAATATGTTTTTGCATTGAGGTGCAATCATTCGTCTTCTTTCAGCTTCAGCCATCTTCTGTCCCATCAGAGGACGTGACAATCCCATGTCCAACTCAGGTGAGggcacaaaacaagacaaaataaataaattcaatgaATAAAATTCCTCCAATAACGGATTATAAATGTTACATCACTTTCCTATGTTATAATATTAAGGAGCGACCCTTCCTGAGGACAGCGGTGAACTCCCCCAAGGGAAGCAGCAGAGCTATTTGGCAAACAGATTTGGTAATTATTGAACTTCCATAATGATAACAGATTATTCTTTTTGATTATGATtgatttcaattcaaaatttatttattttttatttaatttttttatatttaattaattttgaattcatttaatttttttatttttattaaaatgcatttatttttaattaaaacggttttttttttagaatttgttAAGAGTAAATAACGCATGcaatatgattatttattttttattttttgtggttgGTTTCTCTCTAATATTAATTCGCTtgagaaaaataaatgcctcctTCAAGTCGACGCCTCTGGACTAAATGTTTTGTAGGTCATGGGCACTGAGATCCCCTGCAAGGACCGCCAGCCGTCTGCAACAACACCAAACTCAGGTACCAAATATGATATTTTACATAAATGTCTATATGACCCAAACATTGAGATTTGGCTGTCATTTGACTGTGACGTAGTTCATGAGCTGAGACCAGCTGACGTGAAGGTGGTGGCTGCAGTCGGCGACTCTCTGACGGTAAGTGCAGCGActagcgtttatttatttatttatttatttatttatttattttttctgtttctagtctaaaatcaataaatcaataactATTATTAGATATGGGACAGTCATTCCAGAATTGGAGGACATTATTTAGgattatttattaaatcatttatttattatttttagatatatattttaagCAGGACTTCATATGATTTGATTAATTCAGATCAACCATCATCattacacttttaaaaaaatattttctttgttaTATCATATTTGGCTGTTTGGCACAACCGTGTTACAAACACTCAGGCACCAGAATAAtgtatacagtattttgaaaatattgctgAACAAATACTTTACAATTATtctaaatatgtatttaaaaaaataaataaatacacacatatatatatatatatatatatatatatatatatatatatataaatgtaattaaatttcaTGCTGAATGGTGGAACAAAACAATTCTGAAATAACCAATATATTGTGCATGTTTTTGTGAAGGCAGGTAATGGTGTAGGTGCAAAGTCAGACAACATTCTGCTGGTCATAAACGAATACAGAGGACTATCCTGGAGGTAACAAATGCCCGGATATTATATTTCATCTTTCATTTGAAGCATAATTGTCATAATTTGTCTTTCAGCATTGGAGGTGATGAAAACATTACTACGGTCACCACTCTGCCAAGTACGTAACTCTAATTCAGAGAATTTTCACTTTGTTTTCGttataaatgtatattattattatcattattattattattattgtgcagACATCCTGAGGGAATTCAACCCCTCCCTGACTGGCTTCTCTCAGGGAATCGGCAAGCAGGACTCGCCCGCAGCCTTCCTCAACCAGGCCGTGGCCGGAGCCAAGAGTGGGTCCGTATGTCTCTCTCAAATATACACATTAATAAACTACAGTATATAACCTATTTGCAGGACTTACCGTACATcccattgtattgtattttccaATGAAGCTATTTTTTGTTGACAGTGATGTCGTTGAACAAGTGCGCACCTTAGTGGACATCATGAAAAACGACACGGTAATATTTATTAGGAACCAGTCCTAGAGCTATTCTTGCTATGTATCGTtgttgcattttaaaaataatttcctGTGATCTATATTATTGTGtacttaaaaaatgtattttccttAGCTAAATACTTAATAATTTACAGGAGTGAATTTAGTTGACCTGCCCTGTCACCAATAGCAAAAGTCTTTGAGTAAATGACCCCAAATTAGTTTGTAGTTGCataaagatgccacaagatggcgccaaagctccTAAAAGAGGCTCATGCAGCTAGCATGTACACAGCCATGACCCCATGTTACATAGGACTTCATTTAAAAGTTTATTCATTATAAACAAACCACAACTTTCAGTTTCATGTTGAATATGTAGTGTAATGTAATGCTATCTAAGTCTGGGAGTGTACATGTCATTTAGTGCTCTCATATTGaactcttatttttttcttgctgaGTGCAGAGAATCGATTTCCACAATGACTGGAAAGTGATCACCATGTTTATCGGGGGCAATGACATATGCGACTTCTGCTCAGACACTGTGAGTATTCATTCATGTATACTTTACAAAATTGTGTGGATGAGGAGTCATCACATCTACCTCTCACACAAACAATGGAAATACTCTCACGCCCACACTACTAAAAAACTCAAACACCACTGACATGATGACATACCTACTCGCATACgatactgaaatgctctcacacactaCTAAAATGTTTTAGCTAACAAACGgaaacactcacacacactactgaaacactctcacacTATACGAAAAACACTACCGAAATGCTCTCAGACATTGACGAGTTGCTCACACTCTACTAAAATATTTTACACAAACTACTGAAATGCACTCACACCACTGAAACAGTCTCACActcactactgaaacactctcatGAAATAAATGCTCTCATACACACTACTGCTACGTTCTCACACCCTACTAAAATGATTTGGCTTACATCCAACAGAAACTCTCGCACACACTCTACTGAATGCTCTTACACGACTGAAACAGTCTCACACTCACTCCTCAAAACATTCTTACAAACTTGCAATCTCACGCTTAAAAGCACCCTCATACACACTACTCATATGCTCTCACGCAATATGTTTTGCGTACACACAACTCAAACACACACTATTGAAATGCTCTCTTATGCACTAATGACACATTCTGACACCCATTACACCTAAAATTCTCTCATACACAGTACTGAATTATTCTCACACATTACTGAAACACACTAGTACTGACAATTTTTTGTTCAGACTTAAATAGCCTCACACATACTACTAAAATACTCAGGCTCAACTGAAATTCTCTCACACCCCACTGAAATACTCTCATGCCATTAACATCTTAACACGTATACACAACTGAAACCTTTCAAATTTTTCTGTACtcacatacacaaacataacTGAAACGCTCACAATTACTACTGAAATGCCGTAGCACACTACAAAGACTAAGATGTAACATTCGCTAATAATATACTATCACACTGTGTTGTGAAACTACTGAAAGCCCATTTGATTTTAATATGAGtgtatttcagtagtgtgtgtgagagaggaaTTCAGAAGTGTACATAACAGCATTTTAGTGGTGTGTATGAGAGGCCCCTGACAACCCTTGGCATCCATCCCCATCACAGGTGATCTTCTCACCGGAAAATGTGGCCAAACGCATCCGTCGAGCTCTGGACATACTCCACAAAGAGGTACAACTCGTCAACACAACACGACAACTCGCACACAAGACAAACTTCATTATCACCCACTGGCAATTTTAAAGCGCCATTTTATGGCCGTTTAGGTGCCACGTGCGCTCGTCAACCTGGTGGAGTTGTTGAACATTATATCGCTGCGGGCTCTGCATAAAGATAATACGCTGGGATGCCCCACCTGGTTTGTCAGGTAAGTGTTGatgtttgattgatttaaagagATATTTGTTGATATTCGAAACATATCTGATCCACTCAtacatagggatgtaacgacaacggcaatatcgtgatatcgcgatattaaaagcagcacatctgttaaagtcGAGTGGATTTCCATTtgagcagttctagcaccctctagtggctagtttttttgtgcagtttaattttgacaaggcatgttttggcccttatatgttcaaaatccacgctaatggtcagatgaatgtaatatgcttgtgaaccgagtcaatatgtggaggaataatatcgtattgtgatgtttggatattgttacatgttGTTACAATTATGATACTGTATATACCTGTATACAGTGtataaaaaactatatatatatatatttttttttttttttttacagcaatgtCTATACCCAGATTATAcacatgttttcaaatgttcttTATCCAGCTAAAGAAATTGTTATACTGGTTtacatatatattaattttataattttcCCCACTTgtacatttgaaaatttttataaaatgtcattatttttacagtGATATATaactgttttttctttctttcatattTTTGCACTCGTAGTGCTAAAAACTGTTCTTGGAATTATTATTTAAGCCAGTCCCACAAAAACTGTGGTGGTgtcaccaaacaaacaaacaaacaaacaaacaaacatctaatttcacaatatttgcTGATTTCACACACAATGATGGTTTGAACTGATTTTGAGGAAATTTTGCAAAACCTGACATGGAAACATGCTCAAAGTAGCTTTTCCTGTTCTATGATTATCAACGCGTTTCCTGGTGTTCTTCAGTGGTGGTGCCACAAGGAAAACGCAAAAGAGTCATGGAATTGAAACTTGAAGAGATTTACTGAGATCTCGTatggttttgttgtgttttcaggATAGTTTGCCCGTGCGTGTTGAAGCCGAAAGATGGCTCAGTGGAACTTCAAAAGACGCAAGAAATCAACCGAGCTTATCAGGTCAGTGCTGGACGCAATGTGAAGTACACTGATGCCAGTGATTCTCTTTGGTACTTGGACTTCCAAAGCAAGAAATTGAACTAACATTTTTTTGGGTCAATAAACCttcaaacaaatatttaaactaAGAACTCTTTTTCCCAGCATGCAATGCAACAGCTGGTGGACTCGGGGCGCTACGACACCCGCGACGACTTCACCGTCGTCCTGCAGCCTTTCTTCAGGGAGGTTTTCCTTCCCACCTTGCCAGTAGGAGCTGTCATCTGCTGTAATAatattcttcatcatcatcatcatcatcaatcataACGCTTTTGATTTTCAGGACGGGAAGCCCGATCGCTCGTTCTTTTCGCCCGACTGTTTTCACCTGAGCCAGAAAGCTCA includes the following:
- the plb1 gene encoding phospholipase B1, membrane-associated gives rise to the protein MPFLCYPQPSLAPFTASSVHAIRPADVSAVYWLSTSLSGRDVTAKIGSQVAELVSMFNPAVVTGNVEISSQPWSLQQEAEELAHILSHQVSGWKLVLLFVSTPHTCATSPHVDDIMREVEAALQLLQEQLHQTLLHVVVFSSNQPKDNTCTKPENTKLSEATLLQKMQDSLRSVLARVKWHQNVTAVLQPVPLIPEETSHPEDTPSKLALLLWTEMLQPSSVPSEDVTIPCPTQERPFLRTAVNSPKGSSRAIWQTDLVMGTEIPCKDRQPSATTPNSVHELRPADVKVVAAVGDSLTAGNGVGAKSDNILLVINEYRGLSWSIGGDENITTVTTLPNILREFNPSLTGFSQGIGKQDSPAAFLNQAVAGAKSGDVVEQVRTLVDIMKNDTRIDFHNDWKVITMFIGGNDICDFCSDTVIFSPENVAKRIRRALDILHKEVPRALVNLVELLNIISLRALHKDNTLGCPTWFVRIVCPCVLKPKDGSVELQKTQEINRAYQHAMQQLVDSGRYDTRDDFTVVLQPFFREVFLPTLPDGKPDRSFFSPDCFHLSQKAHTLMARALWNNMLEPVGNKTFTQDFMAGIDLKCPSETAPYFRTALNSNYTFPGPPPTPAPVNNWGSDFSCLNTRPSDSAPTSAHRVRPADIKVVAALGDSVTAGFGAKAKNLLQLRTEYRGVSWSIGGDKSLETVTTLANILRKFNPDLKGASKGQGKRKSGFNMSVSGAKVAGIPGQVRRLIEVMKNNTNHKVDFANDWKLVTLFIGGNDLCQFCNDRASLSPQNFSHHLMTSLDMLYEEVPRTIVNIVEILQIEGLRRVKRDSLGCKVLQPLSCPCFLLPGDDSLELAEAKRINREVQIETERVAYSSRYDDREDFAVVVQPFFKNSIIPLNADGRPDITYFTEDCFHFSERGHAVMAVATWNNMLEPVGKKQNYNNFTSGRDGIKCPTEEHPYIFTKVNSAASRPSTLKPEGVPVWLAAVIAVSGLLLGWALTWLVLSCRAKRNKRSMTTATTVQMQMKASLF